The genomic region TGCGGCGCGAGCACGATCGCGCCGGACCGCACGGTGAAGACGCCCTCTCCCTGCACGGTCACCGTGGTCTTGAGAACGCCGTCGGCCGGATCCTTCAGCCGGAGGCTGCCCGGGACCAGCGGCGCGCTCGGGTCGCCGGCCTTGTCGTTGCCCAGCACCCGGACCGTGACCGGCGCGCCGAACGGCGTGGTGGTGTTGTCGTCGACGGCGACCGGCACCACCGGCGCGACCGAGACCACGATCTTCGACCGGGCCGCCTGGTCGAACCAGTCGGAGACGCGGTAACTCATCGCCGTGGCGATGCCGGTGAAGGCCGGCACCGGGTCGAACACCACGGTGCCGTCCGGATCGACCTGCCAGCGCCCCTCGCCGGCCGTCGTCACGACCTTCTTGAGCGAACCGTCCGCCGGGTCCATCAGCACCAGGCTGAGCGGGTCGAGCCCGGTGCCCTCGCCGGCGTTGTCGTTGGCGAGGGCATCGATACGGACGGGGACGTCCTGCTGGGTGCCCGAGCTGTCCGGCTTGGCGATCGGGGCCGGCGGTTTGGCGATGGTGACCGTCAGCGTGGCCCGGGCCAGGGTGCCGTTGACGTCGCTCACCGTGTAGGTCAGCGGGGTCGCCACCCCGGTGAACGTCGGCACCGGGTCGACCTCGACGGTCCCGTCGGCGGTCGCGGTGTAGGTCGCCTGGCCGTCGACCGTGACCACCTGCTTCGCGCCCTCGCCGACCGGGTCGATCAGCCGCACGCTGCTCGGCACCAGCGGAACCAGTGGATCGCCGGCGGTGTCGTTGGCCAGCACGCGCACGGTCACGTTCTTGTCGTACGCCGTCCGGGCAGTGTCGTCCGTCGCGTCCGGCTGCACCCCTGTCACCTCGACGGTCAGGGCGGCGGAGGCGACCGCGCCGTTGCCGTCGGACACCTGGTACCGCACCGGGGTGCTCTTGCCGTGGAACATGGGCACCGGCTCGAACAGGATCCGTCCGTCGGGCCTGACCGAGTACTTGCCCTGTCCCGCCACCACCACGGCGGTGCCCGGCTCGGAGCGGGTCGGCACGAGCAGTCGCACGCTGTCCACCGTGAGCGCGGATCCGGTCGGGCCCGGCTTGTCGTTGTCGAGCACCGCCGCGTAGACCGGCCCGCCCTGCAGCGTGCTGATGGTGTCCGGGTTGGCGACCGGCGGACCCGGCGCGTCGACGCTGACCACCAGTTCGGCCCGCGTGGGGGTGCCGTTCTGGTCGAGCACCTGGTAGGTCAGCGGCGTCGTGCTGCCCTTGTACGCCGGGGCCGGCGCGAAGGCGATCCTGCCCTCGGCCACCTGGAACTCGCCCTGCCGCCCGACAGTCACCTTGGGCACCAGCTTGCCGGTGGCCGGGTCGACCAGGACCAGCGTCGCGGGATCGAGCGGCGCGTCGGCCGAACCCGGCTGGTCGTTGTCGAGCACCGGGACGAGCGCGTTGGTGTCGAACGGCGTGCTCACCGAGTCACCGGCCGCCCTCGGGGTGACCGGGGTGACCGTGACGACCAGCGTCGACTCGACGGGCTGTCCGGTGCTGTCGGCGACCCGGTAACCGACCGTCGTGGCGACGCCGGTGAACTGCGGCAGCGGCACGAAGTCGACACCGCCGTCAGGCTTGACCGTGTACGACCCCTCGGCCGGGATCACCACCTTCGGCTTGAAGGCGGTGTCGGCCGGGTCGCGCAGCACGACCGAGCCGGCGTCGAAGGTCACCCCGGTGGCCGCCTTGTCGTTGGCCAGCGGCGCGAGGCCGATGCTCACGTTCTGCGGGGTGGTCGCGGTGTCCGCCGTGGCGATCGGCCTGGCCGGCAGCGCGACGGTCACCGTCAGCGTGGCGCGGGCGGTCATCCCGTTGCTGTCGGTCACCCGGTACGTGACCGGCGTGGCCACCCCGACGAAGCCGGGCACCGGGTCGAAGTCGATCCGGCCCTCCGGCTTCACGACGTACTTGCCCTGACCGACCACGATCGCCATCGGCCGGCAGGTGGTACCGCTGACCAGGCACACCGAGCCGGGCTGCAACAGCGTGCTCGGGTCGCCCGCCTGGTCGTTGCCCAGCACATCGGTCGTCACCCCGGTGTCGTACGGCGTGCGCACGGTGTCGGCGGCCGCGACCGGCGCGGGCGGCGGCACGATGGTGACCAGGTGGTCCTCGACCTCACCGGAGTCCGCCGCGCCGGTCGGCTTCTCCACCTGTGCGGCCGTGTAGCCGGCCCGGATCCGCGCGGTGGTCTGGCCACGGACCGGGCGCGGGAGCTCGGCCCAGCTCAGGTTCACCTCGCCTTGCCCGGCCGCGAACGTCACGCAGGTCCGCTCGGTCAGCTCGAACGCGCCGTCGCGGTCCAGATCGATCCAGCCGCAGACCCGCCCGGGCTTCGACGCGGCGGTGAGGCCGACCGCCGCGGAGTACGTCGTGGCGCTGGTGTGCAGCGGGCCGAACGTGACGGCGTCGTCGGCCTGGTCGGCGACGAGCGGTCCGGTTGTCGCGTTCGCGGCACCGGGGTTGTCCTGGCTGACCTCGGCGCCGAGGCGCAGATCGCTCAGCACCGACCAGGCCGCTCCGTACGCCCGCGGCGCGTCGCCGAAGTCCTCGCCGACGGTCGCGACCACGGAGAACACGTCGGCCGAGCTCGTTGTGTTGAAGGCCGGGAGCTTCGGGTTCGGCGTGAAGACGGCCGTCAGGTCGAAGGCGACCGAGCGGACCACCCCGTTGACCTGGACGGAGCCGCAGGCCGCGGTGGCGCGCGCGTCCGGTCCGTCGCCCGTGTCGGTGCTGCTGCAGCTCGGCCCGGCGTCGGGGTCGGCGGCGCCGACGGTGTCGCTGGTGACGGCCAGGTTGTTGCCCTTGCCCAGCTTGCGCAGACTCACCCCGGGCGTGGTCAGCCTCAGCACCGCGTGCAGCTCGGACTGCCCGCGAACCTGCCCGTCGACGGTTCGGGTGGCCGAGCCGCCGAGGCCCGCGACGTGCAGCACGGGATCGCGCACCGGCTGGGAGAAGGCGATCGTCAGCGTGCCGCGGCCACCGCAGCTGCCGGTCGCCGCGCAGTCGCCGGTGCCGACGAGAACGTCCTGAGCCGGCGTGGTCCGGGCGATGGCCGGCTGGTGGGTGCCCGCCGGGATGCCGCGGACGCCGGCGGTGGTTGCGTCGAGCAACTCGGTGCGGCCGGTCGTGGTGATCGTCTGGGTCAGACCCGAGCCGGGCATCGTGGCGGTCGCCGTACTGCCCTGGGTGAACGGACCGGCCGGGACCTGATACGCCGCGGCCGGCGTCGCCGTCAGCGCGAGCAGCAGTGCGAGCAGCAGTGCGAGCGCCGCCACCCGCCGGCCCCAGTTGCTGCCCTTCATCCCCGCCCTCCCCGAGCACGCACGTCACCGTTGGCGTCGGCACCGGGGCGAAGCGGGCCAGCGTAGAGCTAACGCCCTACGCCGAGCAGATGTTACGCGGGATCACCGGGTCAGTTCGTAGATCCGGACCCGGTCCTGGCTGTGTCGCAGGACCGTCAACTCGTCCAGGCGCGGGGACACCGGGCCGTCGTACAGGTCGGCGTAGAGCCAGCGGACCCCGTACTGGTCGCGAAGCCGGCGCAGGATCTCCGGTGTGGGCGCCGCCAGCGCCTCGGTGGTGATCGCAACCCGGTCCGGCCAGGGCGACGCCTGGTTGGTGTACCGCTTGCCTCCGGCCCCTTGCCGGGCCATCGTCTGCTGGGTGTAGGCCCAGCCCTCGATCACCGTCCGCCGGCCGGCGATGCCACTGACGATGTAGCCGCGCGCGTCGCAGCCCGGCAGCTGCGGACCGGCCGGACGGCAGTAGGTGTTGCTCGCCACCACGTCGGTCGGACCCGCGTGCCGGGCGAGCCAGAGCGCCGCGGCCGCCTCGTCGGGGTGAACCCGCCAGTGCGCGGACTTGAAGGTCTGCGACCGGTGCGAGTCGCTCGCCCGCACGCTGTGCACCACGCCCGCCGCTGCCGGGACGGCAAGCACGGTGACCAGGGCAACGATTCCGCCCAGTCCAGCCAGCCGCGACCACTGCTTCACCGCCACCGGCCAGAGGAGGACCAGCACGACGGTCACCACCAGGACCGCGACAAGCGGCCGGGCGACCAGCACGATGCGGTCGAGCTGCGAACCCCTCGGTGCGGTCCGGGTGACGGTCTGAGCCACGGCGTAGAGCAGACCGAGGCCGGCAGCCAGCAGCCCGACGACGACCGCCGCGCGCCTGCGGTCGACGATCTCCCGGACCAGGCGCGCCGCCATCCAGGCGACGGCCGCCAGGCTGATCGGGACGACGCTGCGGACGAAGTACGACTCGCTGGCCGACGGGTGGTCGACCAGGAGGAAGCCGGCCCAGCCGGCGATCAGTCCGCCGAGCAGGAACCAGCCGAGCGGATCCCGGCGCAGCTCCCCGCGGCCGAGCAGTCCGACGCCTGCCAGAGCGACCGCCTGGCCGACCAGCATCAGGGCGACCACGACGAACGCACCGAAGACAGGCAGGACCTGACCCGAGGTGAGCGCGGGCAGGACCAGTCCTCCCTCACCCGCCGGAGTCGCGTCTCCCGTTGCCGCCCGGTAGCCCACCTGGAGCTTGACGATGGCCAGCAGCTGGAGCCCTGAGCCGCTGGTACTGCCGGCAACGGTCAGCATCGTGCCGACGCCCGCGGCGGCCAGCATCACGGCGGCGGCCACGAAGCGGCGAGGCAGCTGCCGGTC from Kribbella flavida DSM 17836 harbors:
- a CDS encoding Ig-like domain-containing protein, encoding MKGSNWGRRVAALALLLALLLALTATPAAAYQVPAGPFTQGSTATATMPGSGLTQTITTTGRTELLDATTAGVRGIPAGTHQPAIARTTPAQDVLVGTGDCAATGSCGGRGTLTIAFSQPVRDPVLHVAGLGGSATRTVDGQVRGQSELHAVLRLTTPGVSLRKLGKGNNLAVTSDTVGAADPDAGPSCSSTDTGDGPDARATAACGSVQVNGVVRSVAFDLTAVFTPNPKLPAFNTTSSADVFSVVATVGEDFGDAPRAYGAAWSVLSDLRLGAEVSQDNPGAANATTGPLVADQADDAVTFGPLHTSATTYSAAVGLTAASKPGRVCGWIDLDRDGAFELTERTCVTFAAGQGEVNLSWAELPRPVRGQTTARIRAGYTAAQVEKPTGAADSGEVEDHLVTIVPPPAPVAAADTVRTPYDTGVTTDVLGNDQAGDPSTLLQPGSVCLVSGTTCRPMAIVVGQGKYVVKPEGRIDFDPVPGFVGVATPVTYRVTDSNGMTARATLTVTVALPARPIATADTATTPQNVSIGLAPLANDKAATGVTFDAGSVVLRDPADTAFKPKVVIPAEGSYTVKPDGGVDFVPLPQFTGVATTVGYRVADSTGQPVESTLVVTVTPVTPRAAGDSVSTPFDTNALVPVLDNDQPGSADAPLDPATLVLVDPATGKLVPKVTVGRQGEFQVAEGRIAFAPAPAYKGSTTPLTYQVLDQNGTPTRAELVVSVDAPGPPVANPDTISTLQGGPVYAAVLDNDKPGPTGSALTVDSVRLLVPTRSEPGTAVVVAGQGKYSVRPDGRILFEPVPMFHGKSTPVRYQVSDGNGAVASAALTVEVTGVQPDATDDTARTAYDKNVTVRVLANDTAGDPLVPLVPSSVRLIDPVGEGAKQVVTVDGQATYTATADGTVEVDPVPTFTGVATPLTYTVSDVNGTLARATLTVTIAKPPAPIAKPDSSGTQQDVPVRIDALANDNAGEGTGLDPLSLVLMDPADGSLKKVVTTAGEGRWQVDPDGTVVFDPVPAFTGIATAMSYRVSDWFDQAARSKIVVSVAPVVPVAVDDNTTTPFGAPVTVRVLGNDKAGDPSAPLVPGSLRLKDPADGVLKTTVTVQGEGVFTVRSGAIVLAPHRTFSGSVTELTYQVADGNGTPTTAVVRITVGAPPVARPDTASTVQDVAATVNVLANDSPGTAADLDPASVVLRDAAARSQRFGRAVTVPGQGTYAVRPSGAIVFDPLPAFRGTARPITYQVADSNKSVATATVALTVTPVDPFTVDDSAITSFGQSITVDVLANDKAGDPSAPLVAAGLVLKDPQDGAYRKTVTQPGEGRYTTDSSGRITFTPASKYQGVTTPATYRVADDNGTTAEGLLFLTVGNGPEARPDTATTGQNRALTVDVLANDVPGTDAQLEKTSVQLFGLARAWGRTVAVAGQGTFEANPTTGKITFTPVRAFSGSSSVAYQVTDTSGNKATSTITVTVTAIRPEAAADTATTAFGTPVTVPVLGNDKAGDPSAPLVPASVRLVDPATGDAVPSLRVAGQGTYTAQPDGAVRLVPDGASAGPATAVAYQVGDANGSTGTATLTVTVEDEPVARADVAQTKQHLPVTFDPLANDKPGPGATLDPATLLLVDPRGDLVRTVSVPGQGTLAVAEGKITFRPLSAFTGSSRPARYEVKDGNRNATRSTVSVTVLPVRPVATDDSAHTAYGKAVGVPVLANDQAGDPSAALDKASVVLRDPADGRHKVTVTVPAEGTFAVAPGGTVTYTPAQGFTGTTRAVGYRVTDANGTSDTASVEITVAAPAEAQAGPDSGTGSLGNPVVVNPLLNDAATQGAGWNRASVCLVTGPATCSKRLATAGTGAWTVGADGTIRLVPARGFAGIAKLTYRVTDTDGIAVDSQVKVLVGGRPAPEPAGPGPAAALPDTGGPSALMLTVGGLLAALGVTLLGIARRRSWTAEPGPPEQRDPASLTSPGSAGR